A single Streptomyces mirabilis DNA region contains:
- a CDS encoding alpha/beta fold hydrolase: MTDPATPSAQPTSVVRLDVPGGREVTHRDVAANGARFHIAEMGDGPLVLLLHGFPQFWWTWRRQMVALADAGFRAVAMDLRGVGGSDRTPRGYDPANLALDITGVVRSLGEPDAALVGHDLGGYLAWTAAVMRPKLVRRLAVSSMPHPRRWRSAMLSDVKQSAAGSYIWGFQRPWIPERQLVADEGALVGRLVRDWSGPRQPDDEAVETYRRAMCIPSTAHCSIEPYRWMVRSMARPDGIQFNRRMKRPVRVPTLHLHGSLDPVMRTRSAAGSGEYVEAPYRWRLFDGLGHFPHEEDPVAFSTELVNWLKDPEPDR, translated from the coding sequence ATGACGGACCCCGCCACCCCTTCGGCGCAACCCACCTCAGTCGTGCGGCTCGACGTCCCCGGCGGGAGAGAAGTGACCCACCGGGACGTCGCCGCCAACGGCGCGCGCTTCCACATCGCCGAGATGGGCGACGGGCCGCTCGTCCTGCTGCTGCACGGCTTCCCGCAGTTCTGGTGGACCTGGCGCCGGCAGATGGTGGCGCTCGCGGACGCGGGCTTCCGGGCCGTGGCCATGGATCTGCGCGGCGTCGGCGGCAGCGACCGCACGCCGCGCGGTTACGACCCCGCCAACCTCGCGCTCGACATCACCGGGGTCGTACGGTCCCTCGGGGAGCCCGACGCCGCGCTGGTCGGACACGACCTGGGCGGCTATCTGGCGTGGACGGCGGCCGTGATGCGCCCCAAGCTCGTCCGCCGGCTCGCCGTGTCGTCCATGCCGCATCCGCGCCGCTGGCGCTCGGCCATGCTCTCCGACGTCAAGCAGTCGGCCGCGGGTTCGTACATCTGGGGGTTCCAGCGGCCCTGGATCCCGGAACGCCAACTCGTCGCCGACGAAGGCGCCCTGGTGGGTCGTCTGGTGCGGGACTGGTCGGGGCCGCGACAGCCGGACGACGAGGCCGTGGAGACATACCGTCGCGCCATGTGCATCCCGTCGACGGCGCATTGTTCGATCGAGCCCTATCGGTGGATGGTCCGTTCGATGGCACGACCGGACGGGATCCAGTTCAACCGGCGCATGAAGCGGCCGGTTCGGGTGCCGACGCTGCATCTGCACGGATCGCTCGATCCGGTGATGCGGACGCGGAGCGCGGCCGGTTCCGGGGAGTACGTCGAAGCGCCGTACCGTTGGCGGCTGTTCGACGGTCTCGGACACTTCCCCCACGAAGAGGACCCCGTGGCGTTTTCGACCGAATTGGTCAACTGGCTGAAGGATCCCGAGCCCGACCGGTGA
- a CDS encoding MarP family serine protease yields MNVLDILLLVAAVWFAIVGYRQGFVVGILSVIGFLGGGLVAVYLLPVVWGALTDDTKVSTTAAVVAVIVVIVCASVGQALTTHLGNKLRRYITWSPARALDATGGALVNVVAMLLVAWLIGSALAGTTLPTLGKEVRGSKVLHSVSSALPSQADTWFADFSSVLAQNGFPQVFSPFANEPITDVRPPDPALANSPVATRAQKSIVKVMGTAQSCGKVLEGSGFVFGDRRVMTNAHVVGGVDEPTVQIGGEGRKYDAKVVLYDWERDIAVLDVPNLRAPALQFTGKDATSGNNAIVAGFPQNGAYNVQPARVRGRITANGPDIYHRGTVRRDVYSLYATVRQGNSGGPLLTPDGKVYGVVFAKSLDDANTGYALTADEVQPDATKGRTADQQVDSDSCAL; encoded by the coding sequence GTGAACGTGCTGGACATCCTGTTGCTGGTCGCCGCCGTGTGGTTCGCGATCGTGGGCTACCGCCAGGGCTTCGTCGTCGGCATCCTGTCGGTGATCGGGTTCCTGGGCGGCGGCCTCGTCGCCGTCTATCTGCTCCCCGTCGTCTGGGGTGCCCTGACCGACGACACCAAGGTGAGTACGACCGCCGCCGTGGTCGCTGTGATCGTCGTGATCGTCTGCGCCTCCGTCGGCCAGGCCCTCACCACCCACCTCGGCAACAAACTGCGCCGGTACATCACCTGGTCCCCGGCCCGCGCCCTGGACGCGACCGGCGGCGCCCTCGTCAACGTCGTCGCGATGCTCCTGGTCGCCTGGCTGATCGGCTCGGCCCTCGCGGGCACGACGCTGCCGACGCTCGGCAAGGAGGTCCGCGGCTCCAAGGTGCTCCACAGCGTCTCCAGCGCCCTGCCCTCCCAGGCCGACACCTGGTTCGCCGACTTCTCCTCGGTCCTCGCGCAGAACGGCTTCCCGCAGGTCTTCAGCCCGTTCGCCAACGAACCCATCACCGACGTCCGGCCCCCCGACCCGGCGCTCGCGAACAGCCCCGTCGCCACCCGCGCCCAGAAGTCCATCGTCAAGGTGATGGGTACCGCGCAGAGCTGCGGCAAGGTCCTCGAGGGCAGCGGCTTCGTCTTCGGCGACCGCCGCGTGATGACCAACGCGCACGTGGTCGGCGGGGTCGACGAGCCCACCGTCCAGATCGGCGGCGAGGGCAGGAAGTACGACGCCAAGGTCGTCCTGTACGACTGGGAGCGCGACATCGCCGTTCTCGACGTACCGAACCTGCGCGCGCCCGCCCTCCAGTTCACGGGCAAGGACGCGACCAGCGGCAACAACGCGATCGTCGCCGGCTTCCCGCAGAACGGCGCGTACAACGTCCAGCCCGCGCGCGTGCGTGGCCGCATCACGGCCAACGGCCCGGACATCTACCACCGCGGAACCGTGCGCCGCGACGTCTACTCGCTCTACGCGACCGTGCGCCAGGGCAACTCCGGCGGCCCGCTGCTCACGCCCGACGGCAAGGTGTACGGAGTGGTCTTCGCGAAGTCCCTCGACGACGCCAACACCGGGTACGCGCTCACCGCGGACGAGGTCCAGCCGGACGCCACCAAGGGCCGTACGGCCGATCAGCAGGTGGACAGCGACAGCTGCGCGCTCTGA
- a CDS encoding NUDIX hydrolase, whose translation MVTKDGLPAWLDPVVHAVETVEPLQLSRFLPPSNGAGRQSAVLILFGEGARGPELLLMERASSLRSHAGQPSFPGGALDPQDGDPKADGPLRAALREAEEETGLDPSGVQLFGVLPKLYIPVSGFVVTPVLGWWREPTPVGVVDPAETARVFTVPVADLTNPVHRATTVHPSGHRGPAFLVESALVWGFTAGIIDRLLHYAGWELPWDREKQVPLDWRA comes from the coding sequence GTGGTGACCAAGGACGGCCTGCCCGCCTGGCTCGACCCGGTGGTGCACGCCGTCGAGACCGTGGAGCCGCTCCAGCTGAGCCGCTTCCTGCCGCCGTCGAACGGCGCGGGGCGGCAGTCCGCCGTTCTCATCCTCTTCGGCGAGGGCGCCCGCGGCCCCGAGCTGCTGCTGATGGAGCGTGCCAGCTCCCTGCGCTCGCACGCGGGGCAGCCCTCCTTCCCCGGCGGCGCCCTCGACCCGCAGGACGGCGACCCGAAGGCCGACGGGCCGCTGCGGGCCGCGCTGAGGGAGGCGGAGGAGGAGACCGGGCTGGACCCGAGCGGCGTCCAGCTCTTCGGCGTGCTGCCGAAGCTCTACATCCCGGTGAGCGGTTTCGTGGTCACCCCGGTCCTGGGCTGGTGGCGCGAGCCGACCCCGGTCGGCGTGGTCGATCCGGCCGAGACGGCCCGGGTCTTCACGGTCCCCGTGGCGGATCTCACGAACCCCGTCCACCGTGCGACGACCGTGCACCCCAGCGGTCACCGAGGTCCGGCATTCCTGGTCGAATCGGCCCTGGTCTGGGGCTTCACCGCGGGGATCATCGACCGTCTGCTGCACTACGCGGGCTGGGAGCTGCCCTGGGACCGCGAGAAGCAGGTCCCGCTCGACTGGCGCGCATGA
- the nth gene encoding endonuclease III produces MKTTKATNSTPVKPVAKKAAKKSAKKATATTGKTTGVAKKATATIEKAATTSSKATATSEKGASASKKATASKKAAPAKKAASKKAAPAKAVAKKAPPAQAAPKKAFVESQAALVRRARRINRELAEVYPYAHPELDFENPFQLVIATVLSAQTTDLRVNQTTPALFAKYPTPEDLAAANPEEVEEILRPTGFFRAKTKSVIGLSKALAEDFGGEVPGRLEDLVKLPGVGRKTAFVVLGNAFGRPGITVDTHFGRLVRRWQWTDETDPDKVEAVVGALFPKSEWTMLSHHVIFHGRRICHARKPACGACPIAPLCPAYGEGETDPEKARKLLKYEKGGFPGQRLNPPQSYLDAGGIPAPPLGAG; encoded by the coding sequence ATGAAAACGACAAAAGCGACAAATTCGACGCCGGTGAAGCCGGTCGCGAAGAAGGCCGCGAAGAAGTCTGCCAAAAAGGCGACAGCCACGACCGGGAAGACGACAGGCGTGGCCAAGAAGGCGACGGCCACGATCGAGAAGGCGGCGACCACGTCCAGCAAGGCGACAGCCACGTCCGAGAAGGGGGCGAGCGCCTCCAAGAAGGCGACTGCCTCCAAGAAGGCGGCACCGGCCAAGAAGGCCGCCTCCAAGAAGGCGGCGCCTGCCAAGGCTGTGGCCAAGAAGGCGCCCCCCGCCCAAGCCGCCCCCAAGAAGGCGTTCGTCGAGTCCCAGGCCGCTCTCGTGCGCCGCGCCCGCCGCATCAACCGCGAGCTCGCCGAGGTGTACCCGTACGCCCACCCGGAGCTGGACTTCGAGAACCCCTTCCAGTTGGTGATCGCCACGGTCCTGTCGGCCCAGACGACCGACCTGCGGGTGAACCAGACGACTCCGGCGCTCTTCGCCAAGTACCCCACGCCCGAGGACCTCGCCGCGGCGAATCCGGAGGAGGTCGAGGAGATCCTCCGTCCGACCGGTTTCTTCCGGGCCAAGACCAAGTCGGTGATAGGGCTCTCCAAGGCCTTGGCGGAGGACTTCGGGGGCGAGGTCCCCGGCCGCCTCGAAGACCTCGTCAAGCTCCCTGGCGTAGGCCGCAAGACCGCCTTCGTGGTCCTCGGCAACGCCTTCGGGCGCCCCGGCATCACCGTGGACACCCACTTCGGCCGACTCGTGCGTCGCTGGCAGTGGACCGACGAGACCGACCCGGACAAGGTGGAGGCCGTCGTCGGCGCGCTCTTCCCGAAGAGCGAGTGGACGATGCTCTCGCACCACGTGATCTTCCACGGCCGTCGCATCTGCCACGCCCGCAAGCCCGCGTGCGGCGCCTGCCCCATCGCCCCGCTCTGCCCCGCGTACGGGGAGGGCGAGACGGACCCGGAGAAGGCGCGCAAGCTCCTGAAGTACGAGAAGGGCGGCTTCCCCGGCCAACGCCTCAACCCGCCGCAGTCCTACCTGGACGCGGGCGGCATCCCGGCACCCCCACTGGGCGCCGGATGA
- a CDS encoding Crp/Fnr family transcriptional regulator — translation MDDVLRRAPLFAALDDEQAAELRASMSEVTLARGDALFHEGDPGDRLYVVTEGKVKLHRTSPDGRENMLAVLGPGELIGELSLFDPGPRTATATALTEVKLLGLGHGDLQPWLNARPEVAAALLRAVARRLRKTNDQMSDLVFSDVPGRVARALLDLSRRFGVQSEEGIHVVHDLTQEELAQLVGASRETVNKALADFAGRGWLRLEARAVILLDVERLAKRSR, via the coding sequence GTGGACGACGTTCTGCGGCGCGCCCCGCTCTTCGCGGCGCTCGATGACGAGCAGGCCGCGGAGCTCCGCGCCTCCATGAGTGAGGTGACCCTCGCACGCGGCGACGCTCTCTTCCACGAGGGCGACCCCGGGGACCGCCTCTACGTGGTCACCGAGGGCAAGGTGAAGCTTCACCGCACCTCACCCGACGGCCGCGAGAACATGCTGGCCGTCCTGGGCCCCGGTGAGCTCATCGGCGAGCTGTCGCTGTTCGACCCGGGCCCGCGCACGGCGACCGCCACCGCGCTGACCGAGGTCAAGCTGCTCGGCCTCGGCCACGGCGACCTCCAGCCCTGGCTGAACGCGCGGCCCGAGGTGGCCGCCGCGCTGCTGCGCGCCGTCGCCCGGCGCCTGCGCAAGACCAACGACCAGATGTCCGACCTGGTCTTCTCGGACGTGCCCGGCCGCGTGGCCCGCGCGCTCCTGGACCTCTCCCGCCGCTTCGGCGTGCAGTCGGAGGAGGGCATCCACGTCGTGCACGACCTGACGCAGGAGGAGCTGGCCCAGTTGGTCGGCGCGTCCCGCGAGACGGTCAACAAGGCGCTCGCCGACTTCGCGGGCCGCGGCTGGCTCCGCCTGGAGGCCCGCGCGGTCATCCTGCTGGACGTGGAGCGACTCGCGAAGCGCTCGCGCTGA
- a CDS encoding MBL fold metallo-hydrolase: MTDAAALPGQPRGGVLSGSATSRAVNVLAPNASAMTLDGTNTWIVSEPDSDLAVVIDPGPLDDVHLRNVVDTAEKAGKRVALTLLTHGHPDHAEGAGRFAELTDTKVRALDPALRLGDEGLAHGDVITVGGLELRVVPTPGHTADSLCFHLPADRAVLTGDTILGRGTTVVAHPDGRLGDYLDSLRRLRSLTVDDGVHTVLPGHGPVLEDAQGAVEFYLAHRAHRLAQVETAVENGYRSPAEVVAHVYADVDRSLWPAAELSVRAQMDYLREHGLI; this comes from the coding sequence ATGACCGACGCCGCAGCCCTCCCCGGCCAGCCGCGAGGCGGGGTCCTTTCCGGCTCCGCCACCTCGCGTGCCGTCAATGTGCTCGCGCCCAACGCGTCCGCGATGACCCTGGACGGCACCAACACCTGGATCGTCTCCGAGCCGGACTCCGACCTGGCGGTGGTGATCGACCCCGGGCCCCTGGACGACGTACATCTGCGCAATGTCGTGGACACCGCAGAGAAGGCGGGGAAGCGGGTGGCGCTGACCCTGCTGACGCACGGGCACCCCGATCACGCCGAGGGCGCCGGGCGGTTCGCAGAACTGACGGACACGAAGGTGCGGGCGCTGGATCCGGCGCTGCGGCTCGGGGACGAGGGACTGGCGCACGGGGACGTCATCACCGTGGGCGGCCTCGAACTGCGTGTCGTACCGACTCCGGGCCACACCGCCGACTCGCTGTGCTTCCATCTCCCGGCCGATCGGGCCGTTCTGACGGGTGACACCATCCTCGGCCGCGGTACGACCGTCGTGGCCCACCCCGACGGCCGTCTGGGCGACTATCTCGACTCGCTGCGGCGGCTCAGGTCCCTCACCGTGGACGACGGCGTGCACACCGTGCTGCCGGGGCACGGGCCCGTCCTGGAGGACGCCCAGGGCGCCGTCGAGTTCTACCTCGCCCACCGCGCTCACCGCCTGGCCCAGGTCGAGACGGCGGTCGAGAACGGCTACCGGTCGCCGGCCGAGGTCGTCGCGCACGTGTACGCGGACGTGGACCGCTCACTGTGGCCTGCGGCGGAGCTGTCGGTCCGGGCGCAGATGGACTACCTCCGGGAACACGGCCTCATCTAG
- a CDS encoding NUDIX hydrolase, whose product MANGQWYPPEWPERIRALAEGTLTPVRPKRAATVMLLKDTPTTPVVHMLRRRASMAFAGGAYAYPGGGVDPRDDEHQIRWAGPTRAWWAKRLGTDDTSAQAVVCAAVRETYEEAGVLLAGPTPDTVVGDTTGEDWEADRAALVARDLSFAEFLDRRGLVLRSDLLGVWTRWITPEFETRRYDTWFFVAALPEGQRTRNASTEADRTVWIRPADAADGYDKGELLMMPPTVATLRQLIPYDSAADVLAAAPARDLTPVLAKARLENGEVVLAWPGHDEFTKHIPTGGASA is encoded by the coding sequence ATGGCGAATGGGCAGTGGTATCCACCGGAGTGGCCCGAGCGGATCCGCGCGCTCGCGGAGGGCACGCTGACCCCGGTACGCCCCAAGCGCGCGGCCACCGTCATGCTGCTCAAGGACACTCCCACCACCCCCGTGGTGCACATGCTGCGCAGACGCGCCTCCATGGCCTTCGCCGGAGGCGCGTACGCGTACCCGGGCGGCGGCGTGGACCCACGTGACGACGAGCACCAGATCCGCTGGGCGGGCCCCACACGCGCGTGGTGGGCGAAAAGGCTCGGCACCGACGACACGTCCGCCCAGGCCGTCGTCTGCGCGGCGGTTCGCGAGACGTACGAGGAGGCCGGCGTGCTGCTGGCCGGACCCACGCCGGACACCGTGGTCGGCGACACCACCGGCGAGGACTGGGAGGCGGACCGCGCGGCCCTGGTCGCCCGCGACCTCTCCTTCGCCGAGTTCCTCGACCGCCGCGGACTCGTGCTCAGGTCCGACCTCCTGGGCGTCTGGACCCGCTGGATCACACCGGAGTTCGAAACCCGCCGCTACGACACCTGGTTCTTCGTGGCCGCCCTCCCGGAGGGCCAGCGCACCCGCAACGCCTCCACGGAGGCCGACCGCACGGTCTGGATCCGCCCGGCGGACGCGGCGGACGGGTACGACAAGGGCGAGCTCCTGATGATGCCGCCCACCGTCGCGACCCTGCGCCAGCTCATTCCGTACGACAGCGCCGCCGACGTCCTCGCCGCCGCGCCCGCCCGTGATCTGACCCCCGTCCTGGCCAAGGCCCGCCTGGAGAACGGCGAAGTGGTCCTCGCCTGGCCGGGCCACGACGAGTTCACCAAGCACATCCCGACCGGTGGAGCCTCCGCATGA
- a CDS encoding RidA family protein, translating to MSGAVEAKLAELGLTLPGVVPPLAAYQPAVQSGVYVFTAGQLPMVDGKLPVTGKVGAEVTAEEAKDLARICALNALAAVKSVAGDLDRIARVVKVVGFVASASDFTGQPGVLNGASELLGAVLGDKGVHARSAVGVAVLPLDAPVEVEIQVELTAV from the coding sequence ATGAGCGGCGCCGTCGAGGCGAAGCTCGCGGAGCTCGGTCTGACGCTGCCGGGCGTCGTTCCGCCGCTGGCCGCCTATCAGCCCGCTGTGCAGTCCGGTGTGTACGTCTTCACCGCGGGGCAGCTGCCGATGGTGGACGGCAAGCTTCCGGTCACCGGCAAGGTGGGCGCGGAGGTCACGGCCGAGGAGGCCAAGGACCTGGCCCGCATCTGCGCGCTGAACGCGCTGGCCGCGGTCAAGTCCGTCGCGGGCGACCTCGACCGCATCGCGCGCGTCGTGAAGGTCGTCGGCTTCGTGGCCTCGGCCTCGGACTTCACCGGCCAGCCGGGTGTCCTGAACGGCGCGAGCGAGCTCCTGGGCGCGGTCCTGGGCGACAAGGGCGTCCACGCCCGCAGCGCGGTCGGCGTGGCCGTCCTCCCGCTGGACGCCCCGGTCGAGGTCGAGATCCAGGTGGAGCTGACGGCGGTGTAG
- a CDS encoding DUF4177 domain-containing protein — translation MTKWEYATVPLLVHATKQILDTWGEDGWELVQVVPGPNNPEQLVAYLKREKSA, via the coding sequence ATGACCAAGTGGGAATACGCAACCGTGCCGCTGCTCGTCCATGCCACGAAGCAGATTCTGGACACCTGGGGCGAGGACGGCTGGGAGCTCGTCCAGGTCGTGCCCGGGCCGAACAACCCCGAGCAGCTGGTGGCCTACCTGAAGCGCGAGAAGTCGGCATGA